In the genome of Streptomyces sp. NBC_00433, the window ATGTGACGCACGAGATGGACATTCAGATCGGGACTGACGTGCGGATTACAGGAGGACCGTTCACGGACTTCACGAGCCCCGTCGTGGCTGTCGACCATGTTCGGGGCCGTGTCGAGTTGACGGTGGACATCTTCGGCGACGCCACCAGGATCGATATCCCTTTGTCGGATGTCGTGAGAGTTGTCTGAGCTTTTCTCTTATGGTCTGATCCGGTCGCGTTCGGCGATGGTCTCGGGGCGCCGGACGGTTTTGCCCACGTCGTAGCGGGTGGCGGGTTGCTGGTTCTTCGAGCCGAGCGGTCTGCCGGGGCCAGGTCGGGTCGGTTTGGGAACCCGGGCCGGGCAGGGCAGCGTCGGGCGGAGGTTCCTGAACCCCCGGCGGACCCGGGCCGGGGTGAGCCTGTTCGGTTGGACCGGTCTCTCCCAGGGGCGGCGGACGTCCTCGGCGAGTGGCCGGGCAAGACGGAGCTGGGTGTGGGCGACGATGATCAGCCACGTCCACCGGTCCGCCGCCTCTGGTGTGCGGAGCTTGGGTCGGGTCCAGCCGAGGGTTTGCTTGATCATCCGGAACGTGTGCTCCAGGTCGAATCTCCGCAGGAACGCTTGCCAGCGAAGATCGACATCGGTGCCGGTCATGCCGATGGCAGAGGACCACAGCCACAGCGGCAGCGGCTGCCCGCCACCGGGCAGCTTGTCGACCTGCAGGCGGATCAGTGTCCCCTCGATGATGGGCAGTTCGCCGTCGTGGTCGATCCACGCGGAGCGGGTGGTGAGGCGGGGGTGGAGACGGTCCCAGGCCATCGCCCGTGCGGCACCGTAACGGTCAGTGACCTGGACGGTCGCCGTGTCTGGTTCGCCCCAAGTCTCGGACCTGGCGAAGCGGAACTCCTTGCCGTGCTTCGGCGGCCGCCCTCCCTGGGGATAGGCCAGGGCGTACTCCAGCGGTGTGGGTGTCGGCCGGCGCATGACACGGTCCGAGCGCATCCGGCCCAGGATCTCGACGGGCAGCCCGCCGAGAAGGTGGGCCATGCGCGGGGCGTCGTAGCCGGCGTCGAAGATGACCAGGATGTCCTGACCGCCCTCGCGCCAGCGTCCGCCGGCGATGAGGTCCTCGACCACGCGGCGGACCTGGCGGGCGGTGACCTTGGCGACGTCGTCCTCGGGGCCGAGTCGGACGGCGTCCAGCAGCTGGCACCAAGACGTGCGGCCGGCCTCCAGCGCAGCGACGAACGAGTACGGCCAGCCCGGGATCATCAGGTGCTGGTCCCGGCCGCGGCCGAAGGTGTGGCAGAAGAGCCTGTCCGCGCTGCACTCGGCGTCCGGCCGCAGCCAGTTGCTCACGTCCACAGCCAGGACGAGCCGGTTGTCGGCCGCCTTCGGCTGGGGCAGCGCGGCCAACGTCCGCCGCAACCTGTCGGCGTCGAGACGGCCCCGGTTGAGCGCGTCGTACAGCGCGCCGTGCCCACGCCGGTGCTCGGCCAGGAGCGTCAGATCCACCGGCGACGTCACCGGCCCGTCCGCACATAGCAGCGCGTCCGCGAGCTCGAACAGTTCGTCACGCCGCGCGGTCAGACAGGCGAAGAAGTCCTCCCGGAAGCGTGACGCTTCCGCGAACTGCTCCGGCCGGACATCGTGGTGCAGCAGACTCATTCCCCCACGGCCTTCGTCGAGTTCAAGTGCATCCTTGGTCGGGGCACATGATCAGATGAAGGCCGTGTCCACCTCCGGCAAACTCCCGAACGAGTGATCCCGTTCGAGGCGCCGTTCCGGCCCAGTGGATAAAGCACAAGCTGAGCTTGGTGTTTAACCTCGCCCGTCACCCGACCTGCTGATCTTGGTTTCTTCGTGAGACAGCAGGGCGACCGTTCTTCACGCTTCGAGGTGTCAAGCAACGTCGCGTGAAGGAACGGCCGCTGGTGAAGAGTCTGGCCCCTGCAGGTCCCGCTGATGCTGCGCTGGACGTGCTGTCCCACTTTCGTGTCCAGTTCTACGATTGCCTCTACACCAGGGCGGATGCGCTATTCGAGCTCACCGACGCGGTCCTCTGCGCGGACGGCCCGGTGAAGTCCCTGGTCGAGTTGACCCTCACGGCCGAGCACCGGCGCGGGCACGGAGCAATGTACGACGCGGTCAACCATGGCTGGGTGGAACCACGTCGCCTGCGCAGGCTGCTGGCTTCCACGCCGCTGCCCCGTGCTGCCGACGGGCGGATCGTGCTGGCAGTCGATGTGAGTAACTGGCTGCGGCCCGACGCCCCGACCAGCTCGGACCTGCTCTTCTGCCATGTCTACGGGCGGGGCCGCAGTGCCGACCAGTTCATCCCCGGCTGGCCCTACTCCTTTGTCGCCGCCCTGGAAACCGGGCGCACATCGTGGACCGCCATGCTGGACGCGATCCGGCTGGGCCCGGCCGACGACGCCACCGCGGTGACCGCCGCCCAGCTCCGCGACGTCTTCACCCGCCTCCTGCGAGCCGGGCAATGGAAGGTCGGTGACCCGGACATCCTGATCGTCATGGACGCCGGCTACGACATCACCCGCCTCGCCCATGTTCTGGCCGACCTTCCGGTGGAGCTGGTCGGCCGGCTGCGCTCGGACCGGGTGATGCTCCGCGACGCCGGACCCCGCCGCTCCACACCGCGCGGCGGGCAGCCCCGCAAGCACGGCGGTGTCCTCACTTTCGCCAAGCCCGACTCCTGGCACACCCCCGACCAGGCCACTTCCTGCGACACCACCCGCTACGGCACGGCAGAAACCCTCGCCTGGGACCGGATGCACCCCCGCCTGACCGCCCGCGGCCCGTGGCTCGACCACCGCGGCGAACTCCCCCTGATCCACGGCACATTGATCCGCCTGAAGGTCGAGCACCTGCCCGGCGACCGCGACCCGAAACCGGTCTGGCTCTGGTCCTCACGCACCTCGATGACCAGCGAAGACATCGACCTGCGCTGGCAGGCATTCCTCCGCAGATTCGACCTGGAACACACCTTCCGACTGTTCAAACAGACCCTCGGCTGGACCGTCCCCAAGATCCGCGACCCGCACACCGCCGACCTGTGGACCTGGCTGATCATCACCGCCCACACCCAACTCCGCCTCGCCCGCCCCCTCGCCGAAGACCTCCGACGCCCCTGGGAACGACCGGCCCAGCCGCGCCGGCTCACCCCCGCACGTGTCCGCCGAGGGTTCCGCCACCTCCGTGCGAAGACCACCCGCCCCGCAGCCGTGCCCCAACCCACCCGACCAGGCCCCGGACGCCCACCCGGCTCACAAAATCGCAGGCCAGCACCACGATATGAGCCCGGGAAAACCGTCAAACGCGTCGCAACCCTCACCGAACACGTCCGCCTGAAACAGCAGCAGGGATAAACGCCAAGCTGAGTGCCTGTTTTCAATCCAAGGGTGAGCGTTCTCTCAGCTCAGGAATCGAACGGTGGTGGTTTGACCCTCTCGGTCGACCTCAGGAGGGCGGGGAGGCGGGACAGCGTGGGGGTGAGAGTAGAGACGGTGGCCGCCGTCTCCAAGACGATCGGTCCGGCTGGGCTTCGAGATCCCGAGTGGCGGGAGCTGTGTCCTGATGAGAGAAACAGATCATGTCGGAGGAGGAGAAGGCACGTCATGCGCTGGTGGAGGAGATGGGCCACCAGTTGGAGGAGTCCCCCGGGGATGAGGACCGCAGGCTGGGCCGGCTGGTGGAGAGCGTCCTTGCAATGGGTGCGGACCTGGAGATGGCGACGGTGCTGCAGCGCGTGGTGGAGGCGGCGACCCGGGCGGTCGATGCCCGCTACGGAGCCCTGGGCGTGACGGACGAGCACGGCACCTTCACGGACCTGTTCACCACTGGCGCCGACCCGGGCCTGCGCGCGGCGGTGGGTCGTCTGCCACACGGCGAGGGCATCCTGGGCGACCTGGTGCGCGAGCCGGTGCCGATCCGGGTGGCGGACCTGGCCGCCGACCCGCGCAGCACCGGATTCCCCCCCGGTCACCCGGTGATGCACAGCCTGCTCGGCACCCCCATCCGGATCCGGGACACCGTCTACGGCAACCTCTACCTCACTGACCACCGGGACGGACAGCCGTTCAGTGAGGACGACGAGAACCTCCTGACCGCGCTGGCCCGCGTCGCCGCCGGGGTGATCGAGACCGCCCGCTACCACGAGCGTCTGAAGACCGCAGCCGAGGAACTTCAGCGCCACCTGCTGCCCGATCTGCCCGACCTCGGGCCACTGCAGATCCACGCCCGGTACCACCCCGCCCACGCCACCCCCCAGGTCGGAGGCGACTGGTACCAGGCATTCCCCGGCCCCGAAGGCGCCTGTTCTATCGTCGTCGGCGACGTCATGGGCCACGACACAAGCTCCGCCTTGACCATGCACCTGCTCGCCAGCATGCTGTACGCCCTGACCCTCGACCAGCCCCACGCCCCGGCCCAGATCGTGCAGCGCCTGGACCAGGCACTGCACCGCAGCGGCTCCGACACCATGGCCACCCTCATCCTGGCCACCCTCCACCCCCAGCCCGACGGCTCCTGGCGACTGCGCTGGACTAACGCCGGCCACCCGCCGCCGCTCATGCTCACCCCCGCGGGGCACGTGACCTACCTCGCCTCCGACGAAGCCCAGGGCATCATGATTGGCGTCGACTCCACCCAAGCCCAGCCCGAACACACCCACCCCCTCGAACCCGGCACCACCCTCCTGCTCTACACCGACGGACTCGTCGAAGACCCCCGCCAGCCCATGGCCGACTGCCTGCACTCACTCGCGCGCCTGACGGAGTCGCTGGCCAGCGCCCCCCTCGACCAACTGTGCGACAAGATCATGGCCGCTCGGCCCGACCGTGACGACGCCGCCCTCCTGGTCCTCCGCGTCCCCACCACCTGAGCCCGGACACCGTCGACACACCCCCCAGTGCCTGAACGGAAAATTCCCCAGGTTGCGGACATGCTGGCGCGTTCGTTGGCCAGGGATTCAGTGAGTCCGCAGGTCAGGCGGCGGTCGTGGGATGCGAGAATGGGCC includes:
- a CDS encoding transposase, whose protein sequence is MSLLHHDVRPEQFAEASRFREDFFACLTARRDELFELADALLCADGPVTSPVDLTLLAEHRRGHGALYDALNRGRLDADRLRRTLAALPQPKAADNRLVLAVDVSNWLRPDAECSADRLFCHTFGRGRDQHLMIPGWPYSFVAALEAGRTSWCQLLDAVRLGPEDDVAKVTARQVRRVVEDLIAGGRWREGGQDILVIFDAGYDAPRMAHLLGGLPVEILGRMRSDRVMRRPTPTPLEYALAYPQGGRPPKHGKEFRFARSETWGEPDTATVQVTDRYGAARAMAWDRLHPRLTTRSAWIDHDGELPIIEGTLIRLQVDKLPGGGQPLPLWLWSSAIGMTGTDVDLRWQAFLRRFDLEHTFRMIKQTLGWTRPKLRTPEAADRWTWLIIVAHTQLRLARPLAEDVRRPWERPVQPNRLTPARVRRGFRNLRPTLPCPARVPKPTRPGPGRPLGSKNQQPATRYDVGKTVRRPETIAERDRIRP
- a CDS encoding transposase encodes the protein MKSLAPAGPADAALDVLSHFRVQFYDCLYTRADALFELTDAVLCADGPVKSLVELTLTAEHRRGHGAMYDAVNHGWVEPRRLRRLLASTPLPRAADGRIVLAVDVSNWLRPDAPTSSDLLFCHVYGRGRSADQFIPGWPYSFVAALETGRTSWTAMLDAIRLGPADDATAVTAAQLRDVFTRLLRAGQWKVGDPDILIVMDAGYDITRLAHVLADLPVELVGRLRSDRVMLRDAGPRRSTPRGGQPRKHGGVLTFAKPDSWHTPDQATSCDTTRYGTAETLAWDRMHPRLTARGPWLDHRGELPLIHGTLIRLKVEHLPGDRDPKPVWLWSSRTSMTSEDIDLRWQAFLRRFDLEHTFRLFKQTLGWTVPKIRDPHTADLWTWLIITAHTQLRLARPLAEDLRRPWERPAQPRRLTPARVRRGFRHLRAKTTRPAAVPQPTRPGPGRPPGSQNRRPAPRYEPGKTVKRVATLTEHVRLKQQQG
- a CDS encoding SpoIIE family protein phosphatase; the encoded protein is MSEEEKARHALVEEMGHQLEESPGDEDRRLGRLVESVLAMGADLEMATVLQRVVEAATRAVDARYGALGVTDEHGTFTDLFTTGADPGLRAAVGRLPHGEGILGDLVREPVPIRVADLAADPRSTGFPPGHPVMHSLLGTPIRIRDTVYGNLYLTDHRDGQPFSEDDENLLTALARVAAGVIETARYHERLKTAAEELQRHLLPDLPDLGPLQIHARYHPAHATPQVGGDWYQAFPGPEGACSIVVGDVMGHDTSSALTMHLLASMLYALTLDQPHAPAQIVQRLDQALHRSGSDTMATLILATLHPQPDGSWRLRWTNAGHPPPLMLTPAGHVTYLASDEAQGIMIGVDSTQAQPEHTHPLEPGTTLLLYTDGLVEDPRQPMADCLHSLARLTESLASAPLDQLCDKIMAARPDRDDAALLVLRVPTT